A window of the Vigna angularis cultivar LongXiaoDou No.4 chromosome 3, ASM1680809v1, whole genome shotgun sequence genome harbors these coding sequences:
- the LOC108325565 gene encoding monooxygenase 2, producing the protein MERELVEDIVIVGAGIAGVTTSLGLHRLGIRSLVLESSDTLRVTGFSLSLWQNAWKALDAVGVGDKLRRNHQRLHGIVTTSLVTGKQIVAKSFKSTESQEGIEIRCVQRTKVLEVLVNELPKETIRYSSKVVGFEESGFYKILHLADGTTIKTKVLIGCDGVNSLVAKWLGFKEPSFTGRFAIRGFAQFETNHGLELRFMQFFGNGVRVGVVPCNEKQVHWFFTCIPSSQELKELKEDRAKLKPFVLKNLENMPSAVRACIEITDADGFLSYALRYRQTWDLMMGNISKGNVCVGGDALHPMTPDLGQGACCALEDGIVLARCLAEAFSKEKEEEEVHIKKIEESLKKYAKERRWRAVDVTTTAYMLGSIQQAESKLVTFLRENILPTFMAGQYLKKAGYDCGKLNRY; encoded by the exons ATGGAAAGAGAATTAGTTGAAGATATTGTGATTGTGGGCGCTGGAATTGCAGGCGTCACAACTTCATTAGGTCTTCATAG ATTGGGTATTCGAAGTTTGGTGTTGGAATCTTCGGATACTTTGAGGGTCACTGGCTTTTCTTTGTCCTTGTGGCAAAATGCTTGGAAGGCTTTGGATGCTGTCGGTGTTGGAGACAAACTCCGCCGCAACCATCAACGACTTCATGG GATTGTCACCACTTCACTGGTTACTGGGAAGCAAATAGTAGCCAAGTCTTTCAAATCCACAGAAAGCCAAGA AGGTATTGAAATTCGTTGTGTTCAAAGAACAAAAGTGTTGGAAGTCCTTGTGAATGAGCTTCCAAAAGAAACCATCAGATATTCCTCAAAAGTTGTTGGTTTTGAGGAATCTGGTTTCTATAAGATACTCCATCTTGCTGACGGGACAACCATCAAAACCAAG GTGTTGATTGGGTGTGATGGAGTGAACTCCCTGGTGGCAAAATGGCTAGGCTTCAAGGAGCCCTCTTTTACTGGGAGATTTGCAATCAGGGGTTTTGCACAGTTCGAGACCAACCATGGATTGGAGCTGAGGTTCATGCAGTTTTTTGGCAATGGTGTTCGAGTTGGTGTTGTTCCTTGTAATGAAAAACAGGTCCACTGGTTTTTCACTTGTATACCCTCCAGCCAag AGCTAAAGGAGCTGAAAGAGGATCGTGCTAAATTGAAACCATTTGTGTTAAAAAATCTTGAGAACATGCCGAGTGCTGTTAGAGCCTGCATAGAAATAACAGATGCAGATGGTTTTCTATCGTATGCACTAAGATATAGACAAACATGGGATCTGATGATGGGAAATATTAGTAAGGGCAATGTTTGTGTTGGTGGAGATGCTCTGCACCCGATGACTCCTGATCTTGGGCAGGGAGCGTGTTGTGCTTTGGAGGATGGGATTGTTTTGGCAAGATGCTTAGCTGAGGCATTTTcgaaagagaaagaggaagaagaggtgcATATTAAGAAGATTGAGGAAAGTTTGAAGAAATATGCAAAGGAGAGAAGATGGAGAGCAGTTGATGTTACTACTACAGCTTACATGTTGGGTTCTATTCAGCAGGCTGAGTCCAAGTTGGTTACCTTTTTAAGGGAAAACATATTGCCTACGTTCATGGCTGGTCAATATCTTAAGAAGGCAGGTtatgactgtgggaagttaaACCGTTACTAG
- the LOC108326377 gene encoding mechanosensitive ion channel protein 6, with the protein MQSIRKSFKSYGSFKQTKRFSGAGNPDSDHEQLPILLDQETHRHSAMPAGDYVVKIDDAANPTQANKIWRESSYDSWRGEGSSSAASDQSFNFRQTEDPPSQLIGRFLHKQRASGEMQLDMDLEMEELQDDAGEGRLTPVEESPVNYRNSRELKVSFDEPLSDSNLLEQQNDPFRRRHSKESSTVEESPLNYRNSRELKVSFDEPLSNSNLLEQQNDTFRRRPSKESSTIADFQRPPHPPQYDHRRSPSPSPIDDGEVLRCTSNASFERNLSMQRKSALLKAKTRSRLLAPPDESERKSSRVMKSGQLQSGFLGRKGDEEEDDPFLEEDLPDEFKKTHFSFWILLEWVSLILIIGFLITTLCIPFLREMNLWHLKLWKWEVMVLVLICGRLVSDWVIRIAVFCIERNFLLRKRVLYFVYGVKKAVQNCVWLGLVLIAWHLLFDQRVQRETNSNFLEYVNKVLVCFLVGTLVWLLKTLMVKVLASSFHVSTYFDRIQESLFNQYVIETLSGPPLVEIQKAEEEEEKLADEVQQLQNAGVTIPPDLKATAFSDIKSGRSRSGVLKSPRAKSAKFSRPLSKGSDDGNVITIDNLNKLNPNNISAWNMKRLMNMVRHGALSTLDEQILDSANEDENATQIRSENEAKSAAKKIFQNVARRGCRYIYPDDLMRFMQEDEAAKTMNLFEGASDSGRISKAALKNWVVNAFRERRALALTLNDTKTAVNKLHRMLNFIVGIVVLIIWLLILELATTKFLVFLSSQIVLVTFIFGNTCKTIFEAIVFLFVMHPFDVGDRCEIDGIQMIVEEMNILTTIFLKYDNHKVIIPNSVLATKAIFNFYRSPDMQDIIEFYIHVCTPVEKISLIKHRINSFCESKKEHWYPSPTVVVRDHIDIHMVKMAIWPSHRMNFQDQTERHTRRSILLEELIKIFRELDLSYRLLPLDVNVRAVPTSSERLPPSWQSIPS; encoded by the exons ATGCAATCTATCAGGAAGTCCTTCAAATCTTATGGTTccttcaaacaaacaaaaaggtTTTCCGGCGCCGGAAACCCCGATTCCGACCACGAGCAGCTCCCCATTCTCCTCGACCAAGAAACGCACCGCCACAGCGCAATGCCAGCCGGCGACTACGTCGTTAAAATCGACGATGCCGCCAATCCTACCCAGGCCAACAAGATTTGGCGCGAGTCGAGCTACGACTCATGGAGGGGCGAAGGCTCGTCCTCCGCCGCCAGTGACCAGAGTTTTAATTTCCGGCAGACGGAGGACCCGCCGTCGCAGCTGATAGGGCGGTTCCTCCACAAGCAGCGGGCCTCCGGCGAGATGCAGCTGGACATGGATTTGGAAATGGAGGAGCTCCAGGACGATGCCGGCGAAGGAAGGTTGACGCCGGTGGAGGAGTCTCCGGTGAACTATCGCAATTCCAGGGAGTTGAAGGTCTCCTTCGATGAACCCCTTTCCGATTCGAATCTCCTCGAACAGCAGAACGACCCCTTCAGAAGAAGACACAGTAAAGAATCGTCGACGGTTGAGGAGTCTCCGTTGAACTATCGCAATTCCAGGGAGCTGAAGGTCTCCTTCGATGAACCCCTTTCCAATTCGAATCTCCTCGAACAGCAGAACGACACCTTCAGAAGAAGGCCCAGCAAGGAATCGTCGACGATCGCGGACTTCCAACGCCCTCCGCACCCACCGCAGTACGACCATCGTCGCTCGCCTTCGCCGTCGCCTATTGACGACGGCGAGGTACTTCGGTGCACCTCGAACGCTTCCTTCGAGAGAAACCTCTCAATGCAGAGGAAATCTGCGTTGTTGAAGGCCAAAACGAGATCCAGGTTGCTGGCCCCGCCAGACGAATCCGAGAGAAAATCGAGTCGGGTTATGAAATCGGGTCAGCTCCAGTCTGGGTTTTTAGGGAGGAAGGGtgatgaggaggaggacgatCCGTTTTTGGAAGAGGATCTTCCTGATGAGTTTAAGAAGACTCATTTCAGCTTCTGGATTCTTCTGGAGTGGGTGAGTTTGATTTTGATCATTGGGTTTTTGATAACCACCCTATGCATTCCCTTTCTGAGGGAGATGAATCTGTGGCATCTTAAATTGTGGAAATGGGAGGTTATGGTTCTGGTTTTGATATGTGGGAGATTGGTGTCTGATTGGGTTATTAGGATTGCCGTATTCTGCATTGAGAGGAACTTCCTCTTGAGGAAGAGGGTGTTGTATTTTGTGTACGGTGTGAAGAAAGCTGTTCAGAATTGTGTTTGGTTGGGGCTCGTGTTGATTGCATGGCATTTATTGTTTGACCAGAGGGTGCAGAGGGAGACCAACAGTAATTTCTTGGAGTATGTTAACAAGGTGTTGGTGTGTTTCCTTGTGGGGACTTTGGTATGGTTGCTGAAGACTCTAATGGTTAAGGTGTTGGCCTCTTCTTTCCATGTGAGCACGTACTTTGATAGGATTCAGGAGTCACTGTTTAATCAGTATGTAATTGAGACGCTTTCGGGGCCTCCATTGGTGGAGATTCAGAAGGctgaagaggaggaggagaagctTGCTGATGAGGTCCAGCAGCTGCAGAATGCTGGGGTTACCATACCCCCTGACCTTAAGGCAACTGCTTTTTCTGATATCAAGAGTGGCAGGTCCAGGAGTGGAGTGCTCAAGAGCCCCAGAGCTAAGAGCGCCAAGTTTTCGCGCCCTCTTTCCAAGGGCTCTGACGATGGTAATGTCATCACCATTGATAACCTCAACAAACTCAACCCCAACAATATCTCTGCCTGGAATATGAAAAGGTTGATGAACATGGTCCGGCATGGGGCTCTTAGCACCTTGGATGAACAGATACTTGATAGCGCCAATGAAGATGAGAACGCCACGCAGATCAGAAGTGAAAACGAGGCAAAATCTGCTgctaagaaaatatttcaaaatgttGCTAGGCGTGGGTGCAG GTATATATACCCGGATGACTTGATGCGATTTATGCAAGAAGACGAAGCTGCAAAAACCATGAATCTCTTCGAAGGAGCATCTGATTCTGGGAGAATAAGCAAAGCTGCTTTGAAGAACTGGGTG GTCAATGCCTTCAGGGAAAGGAGAGCGCTCGCTTTGACACTAAATGACACAAAAACGGCAGTGAACAAACTTCATCGAATGCTGAATTTTATAGTTGGAATTGTTGTACTGATTATTTGGCTCTTGATATTGGAACTTGCCACCACCAAATTTCTTGTCTTTTTGAGTTCACAGATTGTCTTGGTTACATTTATATTTGGAAACACCTGCAAGACCATATTTGAGGCAATTGTTTTCCTATTTGTCATGCACCCATTTGACGTGGGAGATAGATGTGAAATCGATGGGATTCAG ATGATCGTAGAAGAAATGAACATATTGACAACTATATTTCTGAAATACGATAATCATAAGGTGATCATCCCTAACAGTGTCCTTGCTACCAAGGCTATATTTAACTTTTACCGGAGTCCTGACATGCAAGATATTATCGAATTCTACATACATGTATGCACCCCAGTTGAAAAGATTTCACTTATAAAACACAGAATAAACAG TTTCTGTGAAAGCAAGAAGGAGCACTGGTATCCTTCACCTACTGTAGTAGTCAGGGATCATATAGACATACACATGGTGAAAATGGCTATCTGGCCCAGTCATAGAATGAACTTCCAAGATCAGACAGAAAGGCATACCAGGAGATCCATTTTGCTTGAAGAGTTGATTAAGATTTTCAGGGAACTCGACCTTAGTTATCGCCTCTTGCCGCTGGACGTTAACGTCAGAGCCGTGCCTACCTCCTCTGAACGGCTTCCACCTAGTTGGCAATCGATTCCAAGTTGA
- the LOC108325427 gene encoding monooxygenase 2, with translation MEREIVQDIVIVGAGIAGVTTSLGLYRLGIRSLVLESSDSLRVTGFSLSIWQNAWKALDAVGVGDKLRHHHRPLNGIVTTSLVTGKQIAAMPFKPTENQEGIEIRCVQRTKVLEVLVNELPKETIRYSSKVVSIEESGFYKILHLADGTTIKTKVLIGCDGVNSLVAKWLGFKEPSFTGRFAIRGFAQFETNHGLELRFMQFFGNGVRVGVVPCNEKQVHWFFTCVPSSQELKELKADRAKLKPFVLKNLENMPSAVRACIEITDPDGFLSYPLRYRQAWDLMMGNISKGNVCVGGDALHPMTPDLGQGACCALEDGIVLARCLAEAFSKEKEEEEVQNKKIEESLKKYAKERRWRAVDVTTTAYMLGSIQQAESKLVTFLRENILPTFLAAQYLKKSGYDCGKLNGS, from the exons ATGGAAAGAGAAATAGTTCAAGATATTGTGATTGTGGGAGCTGGAATTGCTGGCGTCACAACATCGTTAGGACTTTACAG GTTGGGTATTCGAAGTTTGGTGTTGGAATCTTCGGATAGCTTGAGAGTCACTGGCTTTTCTCTTTCCATATGGCAAAATGCTTGGAAGGCTTTGGATGCCGTTGGTGTTGGAGACAAACTTCGCCACCACCATCGACCACTCAATgg GATTGTCACCACTTCATTGGTTACTGGGAAACAGATAGCAGCCATGCCTTTCAAACCAACAGAAAACCAAGA AGGTATTGAAATTCGTTGTGTTCAAAGGACAAAAGTGTTGGAAGTCCTTGTGAATGAGCTTCCAAAGGAAACCATCAGATATTCCTCAAAAGTTGTTAGTATCGAGGAATCTGGCTTCTATAAGATACTCCATCTTGCTGACGGGACAACCATCAAAACCAAG GTGTTGATTGGGTGTGATGGAGTGAACTCTCTGGTGGCAAAGTGGCTAGGCTTCAAGGAGCCTTCTTTTACTGGGAGATTTGCAATCAGGGGTTTTGCACAGTTTGAGACCAACCATGGATTGGAGCTGAGGTTCATGCAGTTTTTTGGCAATGGTGTTCGAGTTGGTGTTGTTCCTTGTAATGAAAAACAGGTCCACTGGTTTTTCACTTGTGTACCCTCCAGCCAAG AGCTAAAGGAGCTGAAAGCGGATCGTGCTAAATTGAAACCATTTGTGTTAAAAAATCTTGAGAACATGCCTAGTGCTGTTAGAGCCTGCATAGAAATAACTGATCCAGATGGTTTTCTATCATATCCATTACGATATAGACAAGCCTGGGATCTGATGATGGGGAATATTAGTAAGGGCAATGTTTGTGTTGGTGGAGATGCTCTGCACCCGATGACTCCTGATCTTGGGCAGGGAGCGTGTTGTGCTTTGGAGGATGGGATTGTTTTGGCAAGATGCTTAGCTGAGGCATTTTcgaaagagaaagaggaagaagaggtgcAAAATAAGAAGATTGAGGAAAGCTTGAAGAAATATGCAAAGGAAAGAAGATGGAGAGCCGTTGATGTTACTACCACAGCTTACATGTTGGGTTCCATTCAGCAGGCTGAGTCCAAATTGGTTACCTTTTTGAGGGAAAACATCTTGCCTACGTTCCTGGCTGCTCAATACCTTAAGAAGTCAGGTTATGATTGTGGAAAGTTAAACGGTTCCTAG